One region of Thermodesulfobacteriota bacterium genomic DNA includes:
- a CDS encoding sigma-70 family RNA polymerase sigma factor, giving the protein MDETKNDYITVDYSTADTETVAGLLTGVDSEHEIEEISYQGTNQVSESENTGSKKAIQDQDLRLINSYFKEVGSEPLLTPGEEVEIASKIKRCESRSEKILKVFEGIIGRRLGNNGDRTIRELRKILNHRNRIYKNGDLDKRLKKLFSLLEANNIRATELRNQFIKSNLRLVASIAKKYVGRGIPYLDLLQEGNLGLIKAVEKFDYKRGYRFSTYASWWITQSILRASLSQIKPVRVPAYVLEKSSKVRKIRNDLAKEMGRRPLNKEVADKARMSEANISWVLGDNDRVLSLDTTLQGQNMSFIDVFADPKSVPADSLIAAALLPKSLETALSMLNTREREVVKMRFGIGYENACTLDEVGKRFSLTRERIRQIEKSALEKIKNSSSATILKSMIEAYQ; this is encoded by the coding sequence ATGGACGAGACAAAAAATGACTATATAACCGTTGATTACAGCACGGCGGATACTGAGACCGTCGCTGGGTTGCTTACTGGTGTGGATTCCGAACATGAGATTGAGGAGATTTCTTATCAGGGAACCAATCAAGTTTCGGAAAGCGAAAACACAGGTAGTAAGAAAGCGATTCAAGATCAGGATCTAAGATTAATAAATTCATATTTTAAGGAAGTTGGTTCAGAACCGCTCCTCACTCCGGGCGAGGAGGTTGAAATCGCCTCAAAAATAAAAAGATGCGAATCAAGGTCAGAAAAGATTCTTAAGGTATTCGAGGGGATTATCGGCAGAAGACTCGGTAATAATGGAGATAGGACTATACGCGAGTTACGTAAAATACTGAATCATAGAAATCGGATATACAAAAATGGCGATTTGGATAAACGTCTGAAAAAGCTCTTCAGCCTTCTAGAAGCGAATAATATCAGGGCGACAGAACTAAGAAACCAATTTATCAAATCAAATTTGAGGCTCGTTGCAAGCATCGCCAAGAAATATGTTGGAAGGGGGATACCCTATTTAGATCTTCTGCAAGAGGGAAATTTGGGACTGATAAAGGCTGTCGAGAAATTTGATTATAAGAGAGGTTACAGGTTCTCGACATATGCCAGTTGGTGGATAACTCAGTCTATATTGAGGGCTTCATTGAGTCAGATTAAACCGGTACGGGTACCTGCATATGTGCTTGAAAAATCGAGTAAGGTCAGAAAAATACGGAATGATCTCGCGAAAGAGATGGGAAGACGGCCGTTGAACAAGGAGGTGGCGGATAAAGCGAGGATGTCGGAGGCGAATATAAGCTGGGTTCTTGGGGATAATGATAGGGTATTGAGCCTTGACACAACCCTTCAAGGGCAAAACATGAGCTTTATTGATGTTTTTGCAGATCCAAAGTCAGTACCTGCGGATTCTCTAATTGCGGCTGCATTGCTTCCAAAAAGCTTGGAGACCGCCCTCTCAATGCTGAATACTAGAGAAAGAGAGGTGGTTAAGATGAGGTTTGGCATCGGATATGAAAATGCCTGTACGCTAGACGAGGTTGGGAAGAGATTCAGCCTCACGAGAGAAAGAATAAGACAGATTGAGAAAAGCGCGCTTGAGAAGATTAAAAATTCATCTTCTGCAACCATACTAAAGAGCATGATTGAAGCCTATCAATAA